GACTTTTGACGGACTTGGAAGTCCGTCGGATGGTAAGAATCTTGCAAGGCTGAGGCCGACGGGCCTCGTTGGCAAATGGCATATCGGACGCGGGAAAGGCTTTCACCCACTTGCACGAGGCTTTGATGAGTTCCAGGGCTTTGATGGCTCGCGGGTGCTGTCCTACTTCGATTACACACTTGATGTTCAAGGGGAAACTCTGCCAGTCAAAGACAAGTACCTGACGGACGACCTCACGGAACGCGCCATCGATTTCGTACGTCGTCACCAATCGCATCCTTTCTTTCTGCACTCAGAATCTACGTGGGACCAAGTATCAGGTCTACGAGGGCGGTATTCGAGTTCCCCTCTTTGTCCGCTGGAGTGCAACACTCGATCCCAGTTCCAGAGATCATCTTGTTCACTTCGTTGGTGTTTGGTCGGCACGTACGGTGTCGAGTGATGGGGAGCGTTTGGCAAACAACACTAAGAGCGCGGGCAAGACGATCATATCCCCGAGAAATGCGGTTGCCATGATGAGGCAACTCAGAACGGAGAACATTTGGATTCCAGGCATTGGGCTGACGAGCATCGCAGCAAAACCACTGATCAGAATCCCCGTGGTGATCACCAACGCTGGGCCAACATGAGCAACCGTCTCACGAACGGCCTGCTCACATTCGATTCCCGGCTGTTTTTGAAATTGCTCGAATCGAGTGATCACGTGAATGGTATCGTCGACCGCCAACCCCAAACATAGCGAAAAGGTCAGTGCCGATGTGATTTGAAGTGGGTAGCCCAACAGCACCAAGCCCGCCGCCGTTACCAGCAATGGAAAGGCATTGGGAACGGTGGTGATCAACCCGATTCGCAGAGAACGAAAGGCGAAAGCCAAGATAAAGAAAATGAAAATCCCTGCGGCAGCGAGACTTTTCCCTAAATCGCCAATGAAAGCACGCATGTTTCGAGCAGCTGCGACCACCGTACCTGAGACATGAAGCGAATAACCAGGATATTTCCGAGCAATCTGTGCAAGAGACGATTCCAAGCGAACGATACGGTCACCCAGCGCTGCGGCGCCATCATTGGGCACCAATGTACTCACGACCAATCGACGACTTGATTCGCTTACGAGTCGATGCTGCTGAGACGGGGGTTGTCGCTGGAACAATCGATATCGTGATTCGATACTCTTGCCGGGCAAGGAAGCGAGAAGATTTAAAACCGAAAATTCGCCCCGAAGCCCTTCGGTTTGCGCGATCGCTTGATGAACTTCCTTGGTGACCGCGATTGTTTCCGAATCTGCAAAGCTGGCATCCTGAGGCCAACCAACCACCACGTATGCACGCAAGGCACCACCCATGGATTGGTCTGCGTGTGCCATGGCAACCGTTGCATCCGAGTCGTTGGCGAGCGTTTCGGTCCAGATAATGTCAGGTCGTTGTTGAAACGCTGGCCATAGTAGCAACAGGCAAACGGCAATACTTGGAATCGCAATCAACCAAGCATGTCGGATTGGAAAATCGGCCAAGCGATTCATCCACACGGAAAAGTGGTGAACCGTCGTTGAATGATGTCGCTCAAGTTCAGCCGAGTTCACGAATTGCATCAATACTGGGAGTAAAAAGACCACTGCCAATAGGGCAAGAGCCGATCCTAACGCGGCGCAACATCCAAACTGCTTCACGCTGTAGGTTTCCGACAAGACAAGTGATCCAAAGCCAATCACTGTGGTCAATGATGTTAATAGACAGGCGGGGCCGACTCGCACGAGTGCTTGAAACGTCGCGCTCGTTGGGCATCGCCCGCGATGCAACTGGCGATTCGTCTCCAACAGTAGATGCACCGAGTTGGCGACCCCGATCACGATGACCAAGGTTGGCAAAACGGTGCCCAACCCACCAATCTGCTGACCTGTCCATCCCATCATTCCTAGCGTCCAGCAGACACCGATAACCGGACCAACGCAGCAAAGGACGATTGGAACCAAGCCACGAAACAGCAAGAAAGCAACTGCGGCCGCAATGAGCGTTGATAGCAAGCTGCCCTTCGTCATCGATTGCTGCAACGTCACCAACGTCTCGGCCCGAACCGTCAAATGCCCCGCCAGTAACACATCGATTCCCGTCGATTTCTCAAACTGCTTTGTGCAATTGCGAACCGGATCCACCACGCCGATCACTTTTGAGAGCGGCAACGAATCTCCCTCGACGTGAAGCCAGAGCATCATCATGCGACCATCGTCCGATACCAGTTGATTTGCCGCAATCGGATGTCGCATCACACTCCTTCGTAGCTGATCCAGGTCAGCATTGGGCAGCATGTACGGAGGGATAAGGGGTGCGAAGACAGAGCCTCGCCGGCGCAGGTCAAAAACGCTGGCAGCCTGACTGATGCCGTCGATTTCGGCGAGGTCGTTTCGAAGTTGTCGAATTTGCTGCAAATGCTCGACGGTGAACAGATTTTCGGCCTCGAGAATCACAACCACGTCGTTGTCGTCATGACCAAAGTCACGATACAACTCGTCCAATTCTCGAGACACGCGGTTGTCGGACGAGAAGATTGCATTGGGTGAAACGTCGAACGACAGTTTCGCCATGCCCATCCCAGCGACAGCCGTGATCAAGATGACAACCGATGCGACGATTCGCCATCGCGTGACAAGTTGCCACGCTATGAATGGAATCATGCTGCACCCTTATTGAAACAGACGCTTTGTAAGGCCAAGATTGGTCAAACTAGCACCAATCCATTGCGACGACAAGGTTTGCGCGCCGACACGAATCTGAT
This portion of the Novipirellula artificiosorum genome encodes:
- a CDS encoding efflux RND transporter permease subunit, which gives rise to MIPFIAWQLVTRWRIVASVVILITAVAGMGMAKLSFDVSPNAIFSSDNRVSRELDELYRDFGHDDNDVVVILEAENLFTVEHLQQIRQLRNDLAEIDGISQAASVFDLRRRGSVFAPLIPPYMLPNADLDQLRRSVMRHPIAANQLVSDDGRMMMLWLHVEGDSLPLSKVIGVVDPVRNCTKQFEKSTGIDVLLAGHLTVRAETLVTLQQSMTKGSLLSTLIAAAVAFLLFRGLVPIVLCCVGPVIGVCWTLGMMGWTGQQIGGLGTVLPTLVIVIGVANSVHLLLETNRQLHRGRCPTSATFQALVRVGPACLLTSLTTVIGFGSLVLSETYSVKQFGCCAALGSALALLAVVFLLPVLMQFVNSAELERHHSTTVHHFSVWMNRLADFPIRHAWLIAIPSIAVCLLLLWPAFQQRPDIIWTETLANDSDATVAMAHADQSMGGALRAYVVVGWPQDASFADSETIAVTKEVHQAIAQTEGLRGEFSVLNLLASLPGKSIESRYRLFQRQPPSQQHRLVSESSRRLVVSTLVPNDGAAALGDRIVRLESSLAQIARKYPGYSLHVSGTVVAAARNMRAFIGDLGKSLAAAGIFIFFILAFAFRSLRIGLITTVPNAFPLLVTAAGLVLLGYPLQITSALTFSLCLGLAVDDTIHVITRFEQFQKQPGIECEQAVRETVAHVGPALVITTGILISGFAAMLVSPMPGIQMFSVLSCLIMATAFLGDMIVLPALLVLFAKRSPSLDTVRADQTPTK